Proteins encoded together in one Penaeus vannamei isolate JL-2024 chromosome 41, ASM4276789v1, whole genome shotgun sequence window:
- the LOC138860527 gene encoding uncharacterized protein, producing the protein MAAAIRASTVEVRRKIIKEKKCLKQKYPHSYRRICPDAYTREDLESPAEEPNNEVREPEQRNESGQNQTEIEQIQEEEQIQGAILPPPPSSNDTEEIPQAENDASEERLLEKVVGAIGQLENVISNLNDKITAIDLSSNIQRDTEEKDQENQEVEQNKDKEETILKKKKDPETWMAYKRYAKRKTEDRRYKNQPKNGKKPRKTQNTIPQNTKGNKTDESTPPNLLPQRTQKSQTPIPEKMATPQTEPPTEQEGNATRTNKQTEQGLLLSQKSPEPVLPGSKPTLDEPPTAMEATSKTGKISPKRKLPLGPRASRRVRQMGLELIVTEVPLTRTQLSVLSKGRSFVPGPPPKKALLENLGSSMNRLKEQINKRFADSLLPGLENEELGTHKKRRIMPQQLPMKQRMSIPTKKVPGLETMVHCETMDVGERILEKCPSNMSKLERETLKDLAQNPDLVIKKADKDGALVVLKRESYIKMGEAHLKDTETYIPLSNPDKALETVKRQSKILVNRFFNLDNSEKGGGNRRSFLAGQRDALLEHNQLSRTGMSYQKPISKKTLIQAYGQVDQY; encoded by the exons ATGGCAGCAGCAATCAGAGCTAGCACAGTAGAAgtgaggagaaaaataataaaagaaaagaagtgccTGAAACAGAAATACCCCCACTCCTACAGAAGAATTTGCCCTGATGCCTACACCAGAG AAGACCTAGAATCCCCCGCAGAAGAACCAAATAATGAAGTAAGAGAAccagaacaaagaaatgaaagtggCCAAAACCAGACAGAAATAGAACAAATACAGGAGGAAGAACAAATACAAGGAGcaatcctcccacctccaccctccagcAATGATACAGAGGAAATACCTCAGGCAGAAAATGATGCCTCGGAGGAAAGA CTCCTTGAAAAAGTAGTAGGAGCAATAGGCCAGTTGGAAAATGTGATCTCCAATCTGAATGATAAAATCACGGCCATAGATCTGTCCTCAAACATTCAGAGAGACACGGAAGAAAAGGACCAGGAGAACCAAGAAGtggaacaaaataaagataaggaagaaacaatactaaagaaaaagaaagacccagAGACATGGATGGCCTACAAAAGATATgctaagagaaagacagaagacaggAGATATAAAAACCAgccaaaaaacggaaagaaaccgAGGAAAACACAAAATACAATACCACAAAATACCAAGGGGAACAAAACAG ATGAGAGCACCCCACCTAACCTCTTACCCCAGAGGACACAGAAATCCCAGACCCCAATACCAGAAAAAATGGCAACCCCACAAACAGAACCACCCACAGAACAGGAGGGAAATGCCACaagaacaaacaagcagacagaacaGGGACTTCTCCTATCACAGAAATCACCCGAACCAGTATTACCAGGGTCAAAACCCACACTGGATGAGCCACCCACAGCCATGGAAGCCACCTCAAAGACAGGGAAGATATCCCCAAAGAGGAAATTACCACTGGGCCCAAGGGCAAGCAGGAGGGTACGGCAGATGGGGTTGGAATTAATAGTGACAGAAGTGCCTCTGACCAGAACCCAGCTCTCTGTACTAAGCAAAGGAAGATCTTTTGTTCCTgggcctccccccaaaaaagcccTGTTGGAGAACCTAGGAAGCTCTATGAATAGATTAAAagagcaaataaacaaaagatttgCAGACTCCCTCTTACCAGGCCTTGAAAATGAAGAACTAGgcacacacaaaaagaggagAATCATGCCACAGCAACTTCCAATGAAACAGAGGATGAGCATTCCTACAAAGAAAGTCCCAGGTTTAGAAACAATGGTACATTGTGAAACCATGGATGTAGGAGAAAGAATCTTAGAAAAGTGTCCCTCAAATATGAGCAAACTAGAAAGAGAGACCTTGAAAGATCTAGCTCAAAACCCAGACTTGGTCATTAAAAAAGCAGACAAAGATGGAGCATTAGTGGTTCTGAAGAGAGAAAGTTACATAAAAATGGGTGAAGCCCATTTGAAAGATACCGAAACATATATCCCCTTAAGCAACCCTGATAAAGCACTAGAAACTGTAAAGAGACAGAGCAAGATCTTAGTAAACCGTTTCTTCAATTTAGATAActcagaaaaaggaggaggaaacagaagaagttTCCTAGCAGGACAAAGGGATGCATTACTAGAACATAATCAATTATCCCGCACTGGTATGTCCTACCAAAAACCCATTAGTAAAAAGACCCTGATACAGGCCTATGGTCAGGTAGACCAGTACTAA